The nucleotide sequence ACGATCTGAATCCTGTCTCCCAGTTCGCGGGTCATCACAGCCCATCCGTCCCAGTCATCCTCCGCCATTCCGTCCTCGATGGAAACAATGGGATAATCGTCAAGCAGAGCAGCGTAGTAAGCTACCATCTCCTCCGGCGTCAATTTTTTGCCCTCCGATTTCAGAACGTAAAACCCGTCCTTGAAGAATCCTGAGGCAGCCGGATCAAGGAATATGGCCACGTCCTCGCCCGGCCTGTACCCGGCGGATTCGATGCCCTTGACGATGGCGTCGAGGGCTGTCCGATGGCCCTTGATCCGCGGGGCAAACCCGCCCTCGTCTCCAACCGCGGTGGCGTGCCCCATGTCGGCCAGCACCGCCTTGAGGTGGTGGTAAACTTCAGAACCCATCCTGTAGGCTTCAGAAAAGGTATGTGCGCCCCAGGGGGCGATCATGAACTCCTGGATGTCAAGGCCACTGTCGGCATGGGCGCCCCCGTTGATGATATTCATCTGCGGTACGGGGAGGATGTTGGCCGAAAGGCCCCCAATGTACCTGTAAAGAGGAAGGCCAAGCTCATCAGCCGCGGCCTTGGCCACGGCTATGGACACCCCCACGATGGCGTTGGCGCCCAGGTCGCCCTTGTTTTCCGTGCCGTCAAGTTCGATCATTGTCTGGTCGATCTCGGCCTGTACCAGGGCCTCGTAACCGAGAAGGGCAGGAGCGATCTTGTCGTTGACCCCCGCCACTGCCCTGGAAACCCCCTTGCCCATGAACCTCTTCTTGTTGCCGTCTCGCAGCTCCAGGGCCTCGAGTTTGCCCGTGGAAGCTCCAGAAGGGACCCCCGCCCGTCCGAAGGCACCGCTTTCCAGGTGAACGTCCACCTCGACCGTCGGGTTGCCCCTGGAATCAAGAATCTGCCTGGCGAAAATATCAACAATCTCACTCATTAGTCGTCTCCCTTTTCCGGAAAGTTTACGCTATAGCCCCTTTGCTCAGTTCCACCCCACCATTATCTTCTACACCGCAAATGTCTGTCAATCAAGAACGGGAATAAAAGATGGAATTATGGGAGCATCGCGGTAATTGGTACCTCGACGGTTTCACCGCCAGCTTTCGGAAAGCTGACTCACCGTAAAGTACGCTAAGTTGCGCTTCACTTGCTTCCACCTTCGTATGAAGCTACAGTGGACAGGCAGGCCCGGAACGTTTCGACACGCTGAACCGAGCCATAAAGCGAAGAGAAAAGAGATGACCGACAATAGACTCCTCGACATTATAATTGAGGAAATCCGGAAAAGTGGACCCATCCCGTTTTCCCGTTATATGGAGCTGTGCCTATACCACCCATGGTTCGGGTACTACCAGAGAGGGGTCACTGTGACCGGAAGAGATGGCGATTTTTTTACCGCTCCTCACGTGCACAGCCTTTTTGGCACCGTCATTGCGCGCTGGATTCTCAGCCGGATCGAGCAACTGAAAGCGGACGGCCCCGCTCTGATTGAACTGGGCCCCGGCAATGGCCGGCTTATGCAGGACATCCTGAACGACTGGAAAAATTCCGGAAACGATTCAGCCTGCCGGGTTGAACTGGTCGAGGGAAGCCCACATCAGAGGGAAGCCCTCTTGAAGCAGTTTCACGATCACCCGGTCAGGATCCGGAATCCGGAAAATTGGGAATCCATGGACCCTTTCCACGGGGTGGTCCTGGCCAATGAATTCTTCGACGCCCTGCCCCTGAGAGTCATCGCCAGGGAGGGAGGGGAACTACAGGAGGTCTTTGTCGATTTTCTGGAAGGGAAGATGGTGGAGATCCTTCGCCCCCTCGACGTGAAACCCATGGATGGCGCACTGTTGATGCCGCTCGATTATTTGCCCGATGGCCAGAGAATGGAATTTTCCGACGCATGGCGTATCTGGCTGAGGCGGATTTCGGGTAAGCTCCGGGGGGGGACCGTCCTCGTTATCGATTACGGCGACGTTACCGAGGCCCTGACCGTTCCCTGGAGAGGCGCCGGAACCCTGCGCTGCTATCGGAAACACTCGGTAGACGGCGACCCCTATTCCTTCCCGGGAGAGAAGGACATCACTGCCCATGTAAACTTTTCACTGCTGGAAGGGTGGGCGATGGAAGAGGGATTTACCCGGGAGTCATTTACTACCCAGTCATCCTTCCTGACCAGAGCGGGGCTTCTGGAGCTTCTGATTGAGCGGATGGAGGGCTGCGAAGGCGATACCGGGGCCATGCAGGAATGGCTCACCGTCAAAAACCTCATCCAGGACGAAGGGGGGATGGGCGAGACTTTTAAGGTCATGGTGCTGGTGAAATGACCAGAATTGCGCTCATTCGGGTGGTAGCGAAAAGTTCGAGACACGGAGGAAATGCATGTGACCGAAAAACGTGATCTGAAGGATGATGCGAGGGAGATCTTTCTGGCTGGCGTCAGTGCGGCGGACCCGGAGGAGGCGGTCCTCTCGGCTCTGTCACTTTCGGGAGATACCCTTCGGGCCGGTTCAGGGGAGTTTAGCCTCAACCCTGACGGGAGGGTTCTCGTCGTGGGTGCAGGGAAGGCAGGCGCGCCCATGGCCCGCGCCGTGGAAAAGGTTCTGGGAGATCGGATTGCCGAGGGCATCGTGGCGGTGAAGTACGGCCATACCATGACGCTTGATCTGATAACCTTGCTGGAGGCCGGCCACCCAGTTCCGGATGAGGCGGGTCGCGCCGCCGCCGGGAAAATCGCCGTCCTGCTGGAAGGGACGGGGGAGAAGGATCTTGTTGTCTGTCTGCTCTCCGGCGGTGGCTCGGCGCTGCTGCCCCTCCCGTCTCCTCCCGTCACGCTTGAGGAAAAGATGGCCGCTACCGCACTTCTCCTTGATAGCGGCGCCGATATAGGCGAGATCAACACCGTGAGAAAACACATTTCGGTTCTTAAGGGAGGGGGCCTGCTGAGGATGGCCCACCCGGCCCGGGTCCTGACCCTCATCCTGTCGGATGTCGTAGGCGATGCCCTGGATGTCATCGCTTCGGGCCCGACTGTGCCGGACCCCACCTTTTTTATCGATGCCGTCGGTGTCCTGGAGAAGTACCGTCTGACGGATCGGGCGCCGGCTTCAGTTCTGGCGAGGTTAAGGGAAGGGGCGGCTGGAAGGGTAGCGGAGACGGTAAAACCCCATGATCCAGAGATCAGCAATGTCCTCAACCTGCTGGTGGCCACCAACAGTAGAGCCATACAGGCTGCCGCCGCGCGGGCGCGGAACCTGGGATATAATACCAGCATCCTGTCCACGACGGTAACCGGAGATACACGGGAATCGGCCAACGCCCACGCTGCTATAGCCAGGGAGATTGTGATGCACGGGACGCCCCTTGCTTCGCCTGCCTGTGTTCTGTCTGGAGGAGAGACCACGGTCACCATACGCGGGAGGGGAAAAGGGGGCCGGAATCAGGAATTTGCCCTGGCCGCAGCGCCGGGCATTGAGGACCTGCCCGGGGTGGTAATTCTTTCAGGCGGAACAGACGGGACAGATGGTCCAACGGATGCAGCCGGCGCCATCGCCGACGGGACGACCCTCTCCAGGGCCCACAGCGCGGGCATGGACCCCTTCCAATATCTGGACGACAATAACTCCTACCGGTTTTTTGAGGCCCTTGGGGATCTTCTGATAACGGGGCCTACCATGACCAATGTCATGGATATCCACGTCATCCTGGTAAAGGACGGATAGAACCCGGGGAATCATCCGGCGGGGTTGAGGGCGAATTCCCTTCCGAGGATGGCCCTCTTGCGTGATATCCCCCCCCCGTAACCGCCGAACTCCCCCGTCTTTCGGATGACCCTGTGGCAGGGGATCAGGTAGGAGATGGGGTTCTGTCCCACAGCGTTACCCACGGCCCTCGCAGCTGAAGGACGATTGATCCCTCGGGCCAGGTCCTCATAGGAGATAACGGATCCCTCGGGGATGCGCAGAAGAGCCCTCCATGCCTGGGTCTGGAAATTGGTTCCCCTGAGAAACAGCCGCAGGCGCTCGCCCTCCGGCAAGGCTGAACGAAAGAAAATCTGCTCAATGACCTGTTGTGAGCCGGGCTGGTCCTCGTATAATTCGGCCTCGTCCCATCGTTGGAAAAGTTCCTCCACGGCCTTGTCCTTGCTGTGGCCGTCCACGAACCGCAGTTCGCAGATTCCTCTCTCCGTCATGGCGGCCAGACAGTCCCCAAAAGGGCTCGGATGAATCCCGTAGCGGATGGCAAGCCCGCGGCCATGAGCCTTGAACTGGCCGGGGGTGACAGCTTCGACGGAGACGAACAGATCATGAAGGCGGCCGGAACCGCTCATGCCGACGTCGTGTGCGGTCTCAAGTACGGTGGCCGAGTCACGGAGAAGTTCTCTGGCATGCTCCACCGTCAGGAGCTGCAGAAACTGTTTGGGCGTCACCCCTGCCCACCTCCGAAAAAGTCTCTGAAAATGGTAGGGACTCAGGCCAACCTGTTTGGCCGTTTCCTCCAGGGATGGCCGCCGCAATGAATGTTCCTGAAGGAATGTGATGGTCTCTTCAATACGCCTGTAATCTGCTGAATTCACGCCATACTCCAATTTAAGATTTACGTGGGTGAAGCCTATCATCTCGACGAAGCACGGTCGACCCGATTCTTGCTGCGGGGGTTCATGGGGAGTGCTCCCGGAAAGCAGCTTTCATGTATGGGGGTAAGGGAGTATGGGTGTATGGGTGCAACACAGTCCAATGTCCAACGTGAAAAGGATGTCATTGCGAGCGACCGAAGGGAGCGCGGCAATCACCTGCGTTTTGACCACGTCACCCCAGATCACCGATCTAAACCTCTGGACTTTGGACACTGGACTGTGAATTGTCAGGCTGAGGCGCCTTTTCGGAGTTCTATAAGGACGAGTTTTGCAATGGCCTTCAGGGTTTCAAAAATGCCGATCCCTTCGGGGGCAACAGCCTCGAAGGAGGGAAGGCTTCGCGGGTTGAGGGCTTTTTCCATTTCGTCAACGGGAACCACATTGGGCAGGTCCCTTTTGTTCCACTGAAGGATCAGGGGAAGTGCGTCCAGATCATAGCCCTGTTCCTGGAGATTGGATCTTAAGTTATCAAAGCTTTCGGTGTTGGCTTCCATGCGCTCCATCTGGCTGTCTGCCACGAAAACCACACCATCCACCCCTTTGAGAATGAGTTTTCGGCTGGCGTCGTAAAAAACCTGTCCGGGAACGGTGTAGAGATGGAACCGGGTTTTGAACCCGCGGATGTCGCCCAGAGAAAGAGGAAGAAAATCGAAAAACAGGGTTCGATCCGTTTCAGTGGCGAGGCTTATCATCTTTCCCCGTGCCTGGGGATTGGTCTTGCGGTAGATAAACTGCAGGTTGGTCGTCTTGCCGCAAAGCCCAGGGCCGTAATAGACTATCTTGCAGTTGATCTCTCTGGATGAATAGTTAATGAAAGACATGGTTCCCCGGAAGCCCCCTAGCTGAAAAGGTTCTCAATGTCGTCGTCGGTGATTTCGGCAAACGGCGAATCAACTCCCATCCCTGTCTTTTCACCCTGCGTTTTGCCGTCGATCTCTTTGAAAGCCCGCTCCAGTTCCTGGCTGGCCCTTTTCACCCTGAGCCTGACAAGGCCAAGGGAACTGCGCTCATCAAAGATCACTACGAGAATAACACGATGCCCAATGATGGAAATGTGGATGTTGTCTTTTTCACCCTCATGGAAAAGGATTGTGAATTCCTTTTCGCCGATGAGCTTGGCCAGCCCCCCCGTGGCGGCAATATTACCGGCGGTGAGGGATGCGAGGGATGTGGTGTCAATACCTTCCGTCAGCCCGGCGCTGGTAATGAGCTGGCCGTTTTTGTCGACCAGGAATACCACTTTGGCGTTGGCATTGGTGAGCAGACGGGTAACCATCTCGGTAACCGTCTTGAACTCATCCTCGTACATCACCAGATCAGGCAACATATCCCCCATATCCTACGCGGTGTCCCAGAAAATTCATCAGGCGCACATCAACAACAACTCGCAACATATACAGCAAAAACCAGCTTATATCAAGGGTTTACACTTTATTACGGCCGTCAAGGGCCATCCCCAATGTGATCTGGTCGGCATTTTCCAGATTCCCACCGATGGGAATGCCTCTGGCGATCCTGGTCACCTCGACACCCAGGGGCTTTATTGTGTTAATCAGGTACGATGCCGTTGACTCGCCCTCCACATCCAGATTAGTGGCGAGGATGACCTCCCGAATCTCCTCCTCCGATATTCGGTCCACGAGTTCACCGATCTTCAGGTCGGCCGGACCGATCCCCTTCATCGGAGACAGAATCCCCATGAGGACATGATACATGCCGTGATACTGTCCGGTATTTTCGATGGCGATGAGGTCACGAGCCGACTCAACGACGCACAGAGAACGCCGCGATCTGCCGGGATCAAGGCAGATGGAACAGAGATCCCCCTCGGACAGATTGAAACAGTGTGAACACGTTCTGATCCCGTCCTTCATCTCCATGAGAGCGCGGGAAAGGGACTCGGCTCTCTCCCGAGGGGCGCCCAGGAGGTAAAATGCCAAGCGCTGAGCGTTCTTTTCCCCGATGCCGGGCAGCCTTTTCAGCTCTCCGATGAGCCTGCTTAAAGGTAAGGGAATACGCATGAGGCCTAAAACATGTTGGGAATCGGCAGCCCGCCCGTGATTTTGGCCATCTCTTCCTGCATCATTTCCCTGCTTTTTCGAAGCGCTTCATTGATCGCTGCCCTCACCAGATCCTCAAGCATTTCCCTGTCGTCCGGGTCAATAACCTGGGGATCTATGGAGATGGAGACAACCTCCTGGCCTCCTGTTACCCGAGCGGACACCATTCCCCCTCCGGCGGAGGCCTCAACCTCCCTCGCGGCCAGCTCTCCCTGGACTCTGTCCAGTTCCGTCTTCATCTTCTGGGCTTTTTTCATCAGATCGCCCAAATCTTTCATACGTCCTCCTCTTTTTCCTCGATTTCAAGGGTTTCCGGTGTCCTGGCAGAGAGCACCCTCACCCTTTCAACCTTGCCGTTGAAAATTTCGATTGCGTTCTTTATGGCGGCATGTTCCAGAGTTTCCTTGCGAATCTTCCTGGCGAGATCCGACTCCCTGATCTCGTTCTTTTCAACAATATTATGGTTACGGGCACGCTCAATCGCTTCCATTTCGGTGAAACGCACATTAATATCGCGGGAAAAAAATTCGTCAACCATACTTTTAAGGATGGCTCGCTTCTCCTTTTCCTTTAAAATCTCGATATAAAGCTCTCCCTTGACGCCTCCAATCACCAATTCGTCCCCCGCAATCTGAAGGCATACAAGGTGCTCCAGGATGCTCCCTATATTGGGCATCTTTCCGTTGATGAACGCAACAAGGCTCTCCCATGTTTCCTCTGGTGTCTCAATGGCGGCGAATGCCGGAGGCGCAACGGATTCCGAAGATGGTTTCCCCACCGTCTCTGTTGCGTGGGTTTTGTCGGGTTCCGATGCCGCAGGCCGGGGAGCGGTTCCGGTTTCCGCGGAACGGGCGGTTGGAGGAGCCGCAGGGGGGGACCCCCCCGAGATCAGGGAGGCAATCTCCTCCGCACGTGCCATATGGACCACCGCCAGTTCAAGGTGAAACCGGGGTTGGGGGGATCGGCGCATCCTTTCCTCGGCTCGAGCCATCAGGGCGAACCTTACCCGCAGAAGTTCGCGGTTCGTGTTGGTGGAGAGCTGTTTTATCGTCTCCATCTCACCTTCGGGAAGATCCAGCACACTCTCCGGTTTTTCCAACTCAGCCGCCAGAAGCAGTGCCCGTAATAGCCCGATAAGGTCCAGGACAATCCTCATAGGGTCGGCCCCATTGTCTATCATCTCCCCCATCGTTCCCAGAGCGTCACCGGCGCTTCCGGAAAAGGATGCATCGAGGATTTTAAACAGCATTCCACGATCAAGTGTGCCCAGGACAGTGTTGACATCCTCTTCGGCAATCATGTTCCCCGCATAGGAAATAATCTGGTCAAGGAGGCTCTGGGAATCCCGCAGGCTCCCCTCAGCTGCCACTGCGATCCTGTGCAGGCTGTCGGGGGAAATATCGATCCCCTCCGACCCGCAGATGTGGCCAAGGTGTTCCGCAATCATTGAGGAAGGGATCCGTCGGAAGTCATATCTCTGGCACCGTGAGTGGATCGTAACGGGGACTTTGTGCGGTTCGGTG is from bacterium BMS3Abin14 and encodes:
- the eno gene encoding enolase, with the translated sequence MSEIVDIFARQILDSRGNPTVEVDVHLESGAFGRAGVPSGASTGKLEALELRDGNKKRFMGKGVSRAVAGVNDKIAPALLGYEALVQAEIDQTMIELDGTENKGDLGANAIVGVSIAVAKAAADELGLPLYRYIGGLSANILPVPQMNIINGGAHADSGLDIQEFMIAPWGAHTFSEAYRMGSEVYHHLKAVLADMGHATAVGDEGGFAPRIKGHRTALDAIVKGIESAGYRPGEDVAIFLDPAASGFFKDGFYVLKSEGKKLTPEEMVAYYAALLDDYPIVSIEDGMAEDDWDGWAVMTRELGDRIQIVGDDIFVTNAQLLSEGIRKGVANAILIKLNQVGTLTETLETMRIARRAGYGLVVSHRSGETTDTTIADLAVAAGTGQLKTGAPCRAERVAKYNQLLRIEEELDEEAIFLGQACLRYPAVED
- the ttuD gene encoding putative hydroxypyruvate reductase, whose amino-acid sequence is MTEKRDLKDDAREIFLAGVSAADPEEAVLSALSLSGDTLRAGSGEFSLNPDGRVLVVGAGKAGAPMARAVEKVLGDRIAEGIVAVKYGHTMTLDLITLLEAGHPVPDEAGRAAAGKIAVLLEGTGEKDLVVCLLSGGGSALLPLPSPPVTLEEKMAATALLLDSGADIGEINTVRKHISVLKGGGLLRMAHPARVLTLILSDVVGDALDVIASGPTVPDPTFFIDAVGVLEKYRLTDRAPASVLARLREGAAGRVAETVKPHDPEISNVLNLLVATNSRAIQAAAARARNLGYNTSILSTTVTGDTRESANAHAAIAREIVMHGTPLASPACVLSGGETTVTIRGRGKGGRNQEFALAAAPGIEDLPGVVILSGGTDGTDGPTDAAGAIADGTTLSRAHSAGMDPFQYLDDNNSYRFFEALGDLLITGPTMTNVMDIHVILVKDG
- the ada gene encoding bifunctional transcriptional activator/DNA repair enzyme Ada yields the protein MIGFTHVNLKLEYGVNSADYRRIEETITFLQEHSLRRPSLEETAKQVGLSPYHFQRLFRRWAGVTPKQFLQLLTVEHARELLRDSATVLETAHDVGMSGSGRLHDLFVSVEAVTPGQFKAHGRGLAIRYGIHPSPFGDCLAAMTERGICELRFVDGHSKDKAVEELFQRWDEAELYEDQPGSQQVIEQIFFRSALPEGERLRLFLRGTNFQTQAWRALLRIPEGSVISYEDLARGINRPSAARAVGNAVGQNPISYLIPCHRVIRKTGEFGGYGGGISRKRAILGREFALNPAG
- the mglA_2 gene encoding mutual gliding-motility protein MglA, yielding MSFINYSSREINCKIVYYGPGLCGKTTNLQFIYRKTNPQARGKMISLATETDRTLFFDFLPLSLGDIRGFKTRFHLYTVPGQVFYDASRKLILKGVDGVVFVADSQMERMEANTESFDNLRSNLQEQGYDLDALPLILQWNKRDLPNVVPVDEMEKALNPRSLPSFEAVAPEGIGIFETLKAIAKLVLIELRKGASA
- a CDS encoding Roadblock/LC7 domain protein: MLPDLVMYEDEFKTVTEMVTRLLTNANAKVVFLVDKNGQLITSAGLTEGIDTTSLASLTAGNIAATGGLAKLIGEKEFTILFHEGEKDNIHISIIGHRVILVVIFDERSSLGLVRLRVKRASQELERAFKEIDGKTQGEKTGMGVDSPFAEITDDDIENLFS
- the recR gene encoding recombination protein RecR, which gives rise to MRIPLPLSRLIGELKRLPGIGEKNAQRLAFYLLGAPRERAESLSRALMEMKDGIRTCSHCFNLSEGDLCSICLDPGRSRRSLCVVESARDLIAIENTGQYHGMYHVLMGILSPMKGIGPADLKIGELVDRISEEEIREVILATNLDVEGESTASYLINTIKPLGVEVTRIARGIPIGGNLENADQITLGMALDGRNKV
- a CDS encoding nucleoid-associated protein, translated to MKDLGDLMKKAQKMKTELDRVQGELAAREVEASAGGGMVSARVTGGQEVVSISIDPQVIDPDDREMLEDLVRAAINEALRKSREMMQEEMAKITGGLPIPNMF
- the dnaX_2 gene encoding DNA polymerase III subunit tau encodes the protein MIAEHLGHICGSEGIDISPDSLHRIAVAAEGSLRDSQSLLDQIISYAGNMIAEEDVNTVLGTLDRGMLFKILDASFSGSAGDALGTMGEMIDNGADPMRIVLDLIGLLRALLLAAELEKPESVLDLPEGEMETIKQLSTNTNRELLRVRFALMARAEERMRRSPQPRFHLELAVVHMARAEEIASLISGGSPPAAPPTARSAETGTAPRPAASEPDKTHATETVGKPSSESVAPPAFAAIETPEETWESLVAFINGKMPNIGSILEHLVCLQIAGDELVIGGVKGELYIEILKEKEKRAILKSMVDEFFSRDINVRFTEMEAIERARNHNIVEKNEIRESDLARKIRKETLEHAAIKNAIEIFNGKVERVRVLSARTPETLEIEEKEEDV